In the genome of Chitinivibrio alkaliphilus ACht1, one region contains:
- a CDS encoding anti-sigma factor family protein: MKCNRHEEEGFLYVLGDLTESERVAYEEHMEECVFCARETAEYKRFFSLVRSDGGLETTVDPRRDAQIRRAIIAMRDRRYRWSLPLSFLIKKGTVAMCIVGVGFLSGLFVAGNVVMPNHGAPGGSPLVLEDSLPSDSLRDFHEGDGRSIRPVGVQQQR; this comes from the coding sequence ATGAAGTGTAATCGCCATGAAGAAGAGGGGTTTCTCTACGTGTTGGGTGATTTGACAGAAAGTGAACGTGTTGCCTACGAGGAACATATGGAAGAGTGTGTCTTCTGTGCCCGTGAGACAGCTGAATATAAACGTTTCTTCTCTCTGGTGCGCAGTGATGGTGGTCTTGAAACCACTGTGGACCCGCGGCGTGATGCGCAGATACGACGTGCCATTATTGCCATGCGCGATCGGCGATATCGCTGGTCACTTCCCCTGTCTTTTCTCATTAAGAAAGGCACCGTTGCCATGTGTATTGTGGGAGTAGGATTTCTTTCCGGCCTCTTTGTTGCGGGGAATGTTGTTATGCCCAATCATGGAGCACCGGGGGGGAGTCCCTTGGTTTTAGAAGACTCCCTTCCGTCGGATTCTCTCCGGGATTTTCATGAGGGGGATGGGCGCTCCATTCGTCCCGTGGGTGTACAGCAACAGCGATAA